gaaaaaactgcaatactgcacttttactgcagtattactgcacatttactgcagttttactgcatttgtacttcactgtactgcagttttactgcagttatttttgtacggaagtacaattgcaataaagctgcagtacattgaagtacaatgcagtataattgcagtaaaaaaaaaaagcgcagtaaatacgcagtaataatgcagtacagtgaagtacaaatgcagtaaaactgcagtaaacgtgcagtaatactgcagtaaaagtacagtattgcagttttttcatgtccaaaaaactgcagaaaaactgcagtaatttttttgtaagggaatgAAGCCTCCTTACTTGTGAGTAAAACATTTGGGTCCAGATGGCATCACCATTTGCATCACCGATTTCCAACATGATGTAATATGGATTAGCCACACCCATGTACACTGTTAGCCCCGCCTACCCGCCCCACCCTCTCCTGGCTTATGGCCCCAGGTGAGCCGGGCTGAGACGTTCCCAGGTATTATTAGTAATCTGGAGTTTGCCCAGCTGCCTTTTAACTCTGTGTCAGCCGGTAAGTTTGTGACACTGAGGTTATATTTAGACTTTTTTCTGAAGGGTCGTCCGCCGGCTTCTCATTAGTGTAAATAAAACGAAGAGATTGTTCTCCTTCATACAGAGCGAGTCCATACGGACCTTCCACATATGGTGCACTGCCTTGAACCAGACCGTCCTCCCTACACCCTCCAAGGgctctgcgcatgcgcagtgcGGTATAAATACATTCCAAAAATAACCACAATAATCATTGATGTTTTGGTCTCTTTATCAGCTCACCAACCATGAGCGTATTAAAGTTCTAATACAGCAGCAAGAAGCGAGTGAAGCCCTTGGCATTCCCAGCATTGATCTATAAACGTGATATGATattcatctaagttacaataataaacaaaaacagtttcatctaataacacacattatttCATCCTTGTCCATGTTGAATACATCATTTAAACATTCACAGCGAGGggtggaaaaagtatgtgaacccctaggcaGTCAGGAGTTGGCAAACCTGGAGTCCGATCATTGAAACCGGATGATGACTTTTAGAGATTCtttgaaacaaacattttgcttttctcaagaagcatctgctgatgtgaaccacgCCTCGCAAAAACAGAAACCTCAGAAGGCCTGCGATCAAGAATTGATGATtggcataaagctggaaagggttacaaagtgaTCTCAAAGAGTTTATATATTCATCAATTAGATTCCTGCGGCTCCTCTCCCCAGAAGTGATTACCCAGCCAAGGTGACTCCAAGAGGACGACGCAGAACGCTAAGAAAAAGGACAGTGTTTCAATTAGCGAGGCCActgaggctgcctgggacaacgggactgtcccaggcaatccgggacatgtggtcatcctaatGGAGTCCGCGGCGGGACACCTCGGAGGAAGACGCGGCTCTCCAATTAAACATCGCAGCGCGCCTGAAGTTTACCAAAAGAGCAGCTCGACTCTCCCCAGCGCTGCCGGGAACGCGCCCTGTGGACAGACGAAGAACTCGCAGCACGATATACGGGGTGAAAAATGCACTGCAGgccaacatgaaaacatcatcccagCGGGGACGTGCGGCGGGGGGGCAGCGGGATTTGGGGCTGCTGTGCTGCCTCGGGGACGGAAAGCTTCCTATCATtgaggggacaatgaattccccGATTACGGatgtatcatacaggataacgTCCGGCCGCCAGCTGCAGCTCACTAGGAGTTGGGTGATACAGCAGGACCCGAAACATGGAtataaatctactacagaatggcttaaaaaaagaaaatccccgTCAGAGCCAGGCCGTAACCCGTCAGAGCCCAGACCAGAACAACCTTTTTTGCAATCATCTCTTGCTGTAAAGGCAGCTTCTTAAACCCCTCTAGGAGAAAATCCCCAACAAGCAGGTCTAAAATCCGTCAGTGAGCCACGGCTGCAGGTTCCATGTAATCCACATGGAAAAGAAGCCACCCATCCCGGCGTTTTTGGCTTGTTTATGATTTTATGACAGCCAGATAAAATCCAGCTAAAGTAACTCCGGATTCCCGCCGGTCCACACACACGCCAAGACCCCGAGATAGGTCCATATCTGGATTCATATGTTGTTGCCCGCTATGCGTGTTTTCCATTGAGACAATGATAGGGTTAAAGCCAATGTTTTTCCCGTGGTCCACGCGCTGTGACCTCTGTGCTCCTTGATTTGAGTTTTCTGATCGGCGAATGGTGGGAATGCATTCTGTGTGATCACCTGGAAAGCTGCTTGGGTTTTCTCTCCATGACGTGGCCCGGGTATCTGTATATGAACAGCGCCGGAGGAAAGCTTGAGGCCAAAGATGAGGAACTTTGCGAGGCTCTTCCTTACTCTGACCATCCTCTCCTACGGGGGGTTTGGTGAGGTTCTGCAGGAGTTTTCGGATGTAGCAGCCTGCCAGAACTTCTTCTATCAGGGCCAGGAGCCGCTAGGTCTGTCCTCTGCTAACACAGCCAACATCTGCCAGCGCTTGCAGGGTGTATATTACTatgccaccctgtaccatcgCCTGGCTCGAGTGCCCATCTACTCTGCCTACATCCTGGAGAAGTCCACCACCTCCCGGCCAGACATATCTTCCAGCAACTGGTACCTGGAGCCCATGGTAAGAACTCAAATTAAACTTCAAATCCATCagcttgtatttattttcaaaaagtaCCATTAGAGCccaaatttacataaaaacttTATGCTGATGTCCATACCCTTTAACTGCTCAGCATGACCTTGTATTCACTACCATGAAACTGTTCATGTGTTTTACTTCCCCGTCATAGGAAACTGATGAGCGTCCCTCCGCATCTCACAAAACAAATAGGAAAACTCTCCCCGACGTGGAGAGCCAACATTTTCCAGCTGTGATTCGGGGATAGGGCTGTGACATGAAACGTGCATGCGTGTGATTTATGGTGACCATATCAGCCGTATTTTCCAAGACTCGTGTAATTTTCATGTTATTGGCCAAAGCAAATATAGAGCTGACCCCTGCagcatgtgggatgtataaccgAGTAATGTGTTTATACACAGCACATACAGTAGGGGGCAGCACTTAACATTGTACAGGAAGGAGAAATGAGTGACATTTAGGTGTCCTCCACACTGCGCAGCCTCTTTCATTGGGGCTTTGGGGCAGATCTTTACACGTTTAccactttatacatttttatgggCATTGGTGACATTTTATGGTGTGAGTGCCAGAGTGTcagggtgtttgtgtgtgtactggtgtgtgtttgggtgatgtgtgtgttagtgtatgtaggTGTCTCATCTGCCCCTCCTGCCAATTTTCTATATTCTGTCTATCCTTTGCACTTCTTTTTCTCTTCACTCCTTTGCTCTGTATCTTTTCTTTCTTGCCTccccttttttccctaaattgtAAAACCAAATCTCTGACCATAAACCTTCATCGATAGTCCAAGAAATGGCTCGGTAAAAGCCtagtttctatacacattattgtaacCCTTTAGGGCTGCAGATCCCTGTGATGCCTTCATACCCAACAAATATTCCCAGAAAGAGGAAAGCGGGGCACCAGGGTTAAGGGCCTAGGGAGCGACTGTTcctcctaaagagggacacatAAAAGCCATGCTGAAGGTATTCATAACATATTGAAGGAGTTAAAATGTCAGGAGCTATTTGTGTCAATAACCCAGTCCATTAATGGCTATTTTGGAAATGTTCCGGCCCCTATATTGTGTAGGGACTGTTCATGAAACCTCATGGCTGTTTGGCGCCTGCACCTGCATGGTTTCCTGGTTGCAATGGGGATGCAGAATACTGCGGGAGTTCCCATCGACGCATCTTCTGCACCGTGCAGCCTTTAACTGAGTGCCAACCATGCAGGAATGCGCAGTTGGCCAAGTAGACCCAGTGGGCCACCAGCATCTCCCATCCATCATCgtaagaataaaataagcatCACTGCATGCTGGCAGCTGCTCGTTTGTTAGATCCGCCTGCCAGCGCGCATGAACAAATGTCTCATCCCTGCTAACATGCAGAGGCGCACAAAGGAGTCATTCTTGTGGAAATGTGTCTTTTTCTCGTGACATTCTTTAGTATACTTGTAGCATTTAAGCCCTTCTTTTGTGTGTCTACCCCACCATATTGTCTGTACTGTAACCTATATGGGCTTCAGTTGCCATCTGAATGTATGAACTTCCATTGGCTACCTGCTGTAGTAAAGCGCAGGGTTCGGGCTTTtaggaaaaatatattctttcctAGTATATGATGCTCTGGGAGGTTTGGTCTGCCTTAAATTTAGCTTCTCTGAGTAGCTTTTCATCTCCTGAAAAATGAGTTTCCCTAGAAAAGGACGATCTATTAGGACTGTCTATAATTATGTCAGGTGTCAATCACTTGATGCGCTATTTTTGGGAAAGGTCTGACCATTCAGTGGCACCAGAAATCAGGTTTAGTAACGGTGCATTTAGCAGAGTCATAACAAGGGTTCTTAATGTCCAGGGCAAGGTCAGAGGTCATGCCAGTGCTGATGTCATGTCCCCTTGCAAAATTGGAGGGAGGCACATGGTGGTGCCCCTCACCCTGCAGTGCCCGCTGCCCCTTGGAGGTTCCAGCTGTGGCATTTACTGACATTGTATTGGGTAGAGGAGGTGGATCAGCACCTTTAACCTATATAATATTTGGCCATATTTCTGTCCCCTGCAGTTGGCCTCCATCCCTCAAGCCAACATGCTCCAGCCTTCGCACAGCACAATGCAGCCAGCCCTGGAGGCCGTGACAGAAAGTCAGGCGGTGAACGACGATTACAGGAACTCCGGCCTCACCAGAGGACATCTGAATCCCAGCCAGCACCACAGCAGCGAGTCCCAGATCTCCACCTTCACGTTCACCAACATGGCACCCCAGGAGTCCAACTTCAACAGTGGAACCTGGAATCAGTATGAAACCTTCCTGCGTGACCAGATCCTGCCCGCCTGCTCCCAAACACATGTCCTCAGCGGGGTTATCATCTCCGGCCTTACCCCAGGGCAGGGCAGGTGGCTGCGCGATCGAGTCAACGTGCCCACCTTCTTCTGGAGCGCGTTTTGTTGTGTTCGGGGAGATGGAACCCGGCGCGCAGAAGGTCGGCTGGGGCGCAATTCAAGTCCCTACGACGTGGTGAAAATGTCTGTTCCACAACTGGAGGCCGTCCTCAGCGGAGAGTACGGGGGGGAAGTCCTGCTGTTTCAGGGAGGCTGCCAGTGACGTCCGAGAACTGATCATTGAAACGTTGTATCCCATGTCTTCTATCACGACCCAAACCATGACCGCGCATTGCAGTTCTTATTATCTATTCTACGGCGCTTCTTACAAAGTATACAAAGTGGAAATATTTGAACGTTTTCCCAAACTGCAGCGtggtgaaaataataaaagtgcaACTTTGTTTCCAAAATCCAGAGGCCATGTCTGATCCGCGGGCCGGGGTTGTGTGTGATATGAAGGTATAGAGGGGCTGGGGCCATGTCTGATACCCGGGTATAGAGGGGCTGGGGCCATGTCTGATACGCGGGTATAGAGGGGCTGGGGCCATGTCTGATATGCGGGTATAGAGGAGCTGGGGCCATGTCTGATACCCGGGTATAGAGGGGCTGGGGCCATGTCTGATACGCGGGTATAGAGGGGCTGGGGCCATGTCTGATAGGCGGGTATAGAGGAGCTGGGGCCATGTCTGATACGCGGGTATAGAGGAGCTGGGGCCATGTCTGATACGCGGGTATAGAGGGGCTGGGGCCATGTCTGATTCGCGGGTATAGAGGGGCTGGGGCCATGTCTGATACGCGGGTATAGAGGGGCTGGGGCCATGTCTGATACGCGGGTATAGAGGGGCTGGGGCCATGTCTGATACGCAGGTATAGAGGGGCTGGGGCCATGTCTGATATGCGGGTATAGAGGAGCTGGGGCCATGTCTGATACACGGGTATAGAGGGGCTGGGGCCATGTCTGATACGCGGGTATAGAGGGGCTGGGGCCATGTCTGATACGCGGGTATAGAGGAGCTGGGGCCATGTCTGATACGCGGGTATAGAGGAGCTGGGGCCATGTCTGATACGCGGGTATAGAGGAGCTGGGGCCATGTCTGATACGCGGGTATAGAGGGGCTGGGGCCATGTCTGATTCGCGGGTTTAGAGGGGCTGGGGCCATGTCTGATACGCGGGTATAGAGGGGCTGGGGCCATGTCTGATACCCGGGTATAGAGGGGCTGGGGCCATGTCTGATACGCGGGTATAGAGGGGCTGGGGCCATGTCTGATACGCGGGTATAGAGGGGCTGGGGCCATGTCTGATTCGCGGGTATAGAGGGGCTGGGGCCATGTCTGATACGCGGGTATAGAGGGGCTGGGGCCATGTCTGATACGCGGATATAGAGGGGCTGGGGCCATGTCTGATACGCGGGTATAGAGGGGCTGGGGCCATGTCTGATACGCGGGTATAGAGGGGCTGGGGCCATGTCTGATACACGGGTATAGAGGGGCTGGGGCCATGTCTGATACGCGGGTATAGAGGGGCTGGGGCCATGTCTGATACGCGGGTATAGAGGGGCTGGGGCCATGTCTGATACGCGGGTATAGAGGGGCTGGGGCCATGTCTGATACGCGGGTATAGAGGGGCTGGGGCCATGTCTGATACCCGGGTATAGAGGGGCTGGGGCCATGTCTGATACGCGGGTATAGAGGGGCTGGGGCCATGTCTGATACCCGGGTATAGAGGGGCTGGGGCCATGTCTGATACGCGGGTATAGAGGGGCTGGGGCCATGTCTGATACCCGGGTATAGAGGGGCTGGGGCCATGTCTGATACGCGGGTATAGAGGGGCTGGGGCCATGTCTGATACGCGGGTATAGAGGGGCTGGGGCCATGTCTGATACCCGGGTATAGAGGGGCTGGGGCCATGTCTGATACGCGGGTATAGAGGGGCTGGGGCCATGTCTGATACCCGGGTATAGAGGGGCTGGGGCCATGTCTGATATGCGGGTATAGAGGGGCTGGGGCCATGTCTGATACGCGGGTATAGAGGGGCTGGGGCCATGTCTGATTCGCGGGTATAGAGGGGCTGGGGCCATGTCTGATACGCGGGTATAGAGGGGCTGGGGCCATGTCTGATACGCGGGTATAGAGGGGCTGGGGCCATGTCTGATACGCGGGtattgtcaggattccaccctgctagcccggaccatgcattattattttgcgTTCTCTCCGgttgctaccactagtggccaccctcttcctctctctgcaGTGCTCAGGATCggattaccaggtcagctgggtctgatcacctgagtaGTACCTggcctttattaacctgccctgccctgtagtcagggcctttgcattgaagtgcatggaccgctctgctttggccctgtaccgtgagctacccgtgtcttgttcctgagctacctgcctgtacctgagctaactgtcagccctgccagtgggcttcctgccgtcaccccacccagtgggcctccggaccagtcagccctgcagtgagcttcctgccgtcagcccacccagtgggcctctgtaCCAGTCAGCCCcatccagtgggcttcctgcc
The DNA window shown above is from Spea bombifrons isolate aSpeBom1 chromosome 1, aSpeBom1.2.pri, whole genome shotgun sequence and carries:
- the LOC128476315 gene encoding endonuclease domain-containing 1 protein-like; amino-acid sequence: MRNFARLFLTLTILSYGGFGEVLQEFSDVAACQNFFYQGQEPLGLSSANTANICQRLQGVYYYATLYHRLARVPIYSAYILEKSTTSRPDISSSNWYLEPMLASIPQANMLQPSHSTMQPALEAVTESQAVNDDYRNSGLTRGHLNPSQHHSSESQISTFTFTNMAPQESNFNSGTWNQYETFLRDQILPACSQTHVLSGVIISGLTPGQGRWLRDRVNVPTFFWSAFCCVRGDGTRRAEGRLGRNSSPYDVVKMSVPQLEAVLSGEYGGEVLLFQGGCQ